DNA from Coffea arabica cultivar ET-39 chromosome 10c, Coffea Arabica ET-39 HiFi, whole genome shotgun sequence:
ttttttttctttttcggaaATGTATAGCAACACTTGGAGCTCAGTCCTTTTACCGTTTGCCTCAGTGTGAATCATGTTTAATTAAGCCAGTattgtgtcacataatttcctgcaaaaaaggaagaaacgaAACAGTGGTAATGAAAATACTGCCGCCACCATGTGATCCCTTCGCCTTGAGAACCATGTAAACATGAGTTTCAGTATCGCCAAATCGCTCCCTTAGGTTCGGTCGGTAATCCCCTTCAAAATCCTTGCAACTGTTGAATGTCAACTGACAGTACTTTATTATCACAGGACTTTCGATTTCATGACTTCCGTGGGATAAATTATAAGGGATTGTCTTTTGAATAAGACCCAAAGAATGAGAAACATTaaacaattaattaaaaataaaaaaaaatattatgcaaTAATGCTAATGTAAAATAAGTAATGATACAGAATAAATAAATTGCAAATAGAATAGTAAAACAAAATTGTTGAATTTTTGAATACAGACCCAAGGATCAAAATTTGGATTCGTATTTAGAGGATGGCCTTTGATGAGGAAAAATGTTCCATCTGACCCTTTCGTAGTCATCCATTTTGGAATTCATTGTCGGCAAAAGAACAACAGTATAAACGAGACCCAAATCAACATAGTCACCAGCTTTCAGACCTCAACATCTTCTTCTCTGCCGTTGATTCTCTTGTACTCCAAAACCCTACCtcagcgccctttcgggttttcactaaggttaCCCCCacccttttcattttcaatttttttttcttttttttgtttttgatgtttttttgtttctttttttttttttttttttagaaggtgccctttcaggttttcaccCAGAGACATAGACAAGACAAGTTTAATCCCAACTGTATCATTGCAGTCATACTCTGATAATGAGTAGCATCAGTGAGACAATCTTCTCTGACATGTTTCAGAAAAGTTTGTATTTACATCATTTGctagttgaaattttttttttcaaagtacTGCAAAAGACGAAATTCGGCAATTTTTGTTCTTGTGATTAGGATCGGATAGAGTAGCAAaggaaaggttaaggcttgaaaggcTTGACAGCGGATCATATGATGGGTTTGCAATCATTTGAGATAGCATTCTTTCAAAACTTACCCCGATCTAGGGTGAGAAAGagataaaatttgccccagtttaattCTGACAGAATctctattttctctctctttttttttattttttttattttttttctctttttttaagaaacgaattgccccagtatggggttagTGATCTTAAGGGACAACCAAGCGAAAAGGAAAATGGTTatgaaaagtcaaaaggaaagaagaaaaattagggGTAGAATATCGAAATGGAAAAATGAGAGGAAGTATGCCTGAAATCCGTCTCTtgcagtgttttttttttttcttcaaatgaaaaactttttgcacatgtcTGCATTGATTGGTTAGGGAAAAACTTGACCGTCCATTTCCATAAGAATAAGCGCTCCTCCGGATAGCACTTTTTTAATAATGAATGGTCCTTGCCAATTGGGAGCAAACTTCCCTTTAGCCTCATCTTGCATTGGAAGAATCCGTTTCAAAACcttatctccaacttcaaataaGCGGGGCttgacttttttgttgtaagcccgaGCCATTCGTCGCTGATAACATTGTCCATGACACACGGCATTCAACctcttttcatcaatcagagaCAACTGCTCCTGACGTTCTCTGACCCATTCAGCTTCTTTTATCTGAGCTTCCATCAGAATGCGcaaggaaggaatttcaacttctGCAGGCAGGactgcttccattccatacataagAGAGTAAGGAGTTGCACCAGTAGAAGTTCTGATGGTAGTTCTGTATGCCATTAGTGCATAAGGCAGCTTCTCATGCCAATCCCGGTGTGCTTCAGTCATCTTACGGataatctttttcaaatttttatttgcggCTTCAacggctccattcatctgaggcctataaatagcagaatttCGATGTCTGATCTTGAACTGTTCACATAATCCATCCACCATATCATTGTTGAGGTTTTTGGCATTATCAGTGATCAGCGTCTCTGGTACCCCAAAACGACAGATGatattatttctcaagaaatcCGACACCACTTTCTTAATCACGTGCTTATAGGACGCGGCCTCAACCCACTTGGTGAAATATTCAATTGCCACTAAAATGAATCGATGcccatttgaagcaggaggatcAATAGTTCCGATTACATCCATTCCCCAGATCGAACATGGCCATGGAGCAGTCATACTATGCAATTCTGTAGGAGGAGCACGTATAACATCACCATGCATTTGACACTTAACACACTTTCTAACAAAATCTACACAGTCATGCTCCATGGTAAGCCAAAAATATCCTGTTCTCATGATCTTCTTAGCTATTAGATGCCCATTCATGTGTGGCCCACAAAccccactatgcacttctttcatcatataatcGGCTTCCTCTTCATTGATGCATCTCAAAAGGCCCAAATCAGATGTTTTCTTATACAGCACTTCTCCATTCAAGAAAAATCTTGCTGACATCCTGCGTAAGAAACTTTTTGCAACAGAATCAGTATCAGGAGGGTAAGATCCCGTTTTCATGAATTCCTTAATATCCTTGTACCAGGAGCGACTATCAGTGACCCTTTCTGTAACCAGACAATGCGCTGGCCTATTCTGAAGTTGGATATGTATAGGTTCAATCACCAGCTCATCTGGATGTTGGATCATCGAAGACAGAGTAGCTAAAGCATCAGCAAAGGCATTACGAGTGCGGGGAATATGTCTGAGTTCCAAATTCCTGAATTTGCTAGCCAAACTAAGCAAGTTACAATGATAcaacataatttttgaatcccGAGTTACCCACTGTTTAAGCGTCTGGTGCACAAGTAAATCGGAATCACTGAATGCTATCAGATCTTTGATCTCCATGTCCAATGCcattttcaatccaaaaatACAAGCTTCATACTCAGCCATGTTGTTAGTACACGGAAACTGTAATTTGGCAGTAGCAGGATAATGTTTCCCTTCAGGCGACACTAAAActgctccaattccagctccaaaAGAGTTTGATGCACCATCGAAAAATAACCTCCATCCAGGATGCTGCTCACTCATGTTCTCAACTGCTCCAACGAATAGAATTTCTTCATCAGGAAAGTAGGTATGCAATGGTTGGTAATCATCATCTCttggattttctgccaaatgatcTGCTATAACTTGACCCTTGACTGCCTTTTGTGTTGTGAAGACAATATCGAATTCGGAAAGGATCATTTGCCACTTAGCCATACGTCCCGTGGGCATCGACTTTTCCAACAGGTATTTCAGAGGATCGGAACGGGAAATCAGGTAAGTGGTATAACCGAGCAAATAATGTCTCAACTTCTGAGCTGCCCATGCTAAAGCACAACAACTTCTTTCAAGGAAAGAATAGTTGGCCTCATATGCTGTAAATTTCTTACTCAGATAGTAGATGGCTTGTTCCTTTCTCCCAGACTCGTCGTGCTGTCCCAGAACACATCCAACAGCCTCATCAAGAACAGACAAATACATAATCAGAGGTCTCCCTGGCTGAGGTGGCACTAAGACCGGAGGATTTAACAAATAATTCTTAATCTTATCAAAAGCTTGCTGACAATCTTCATTCCAATCCATCGGCGCATTCTTTTTCAACAGTTTGAACAAAGGCTCACAGGTAGAGGTTAACTGTGCAATGAATCGGCCAATGAAATTGATCTTTCCAAGAAAACTCTTCacatctttttgactttttggaatgggcatatctcgaattgcttttaTTTTCGCAGGATCTATCTCTATACCCTTCTTGCTGACAATAAAACCCAATAATTTACCAGCCGGAGCTCCAAAAGCACATTTTGCAGGGTTCAACTTCAAATTATACTTCCTCAATCTTTCAAACAGCTTCTttaaatcaaccaaatggttCTCAACCTTCTTGGATTTaattatgatatcatccacatagacctccatctctttgtgaatcatgtcatgaaacagggtagtcatggtcctctgataagTGGCTCCAGCATTCTTCAACCCGAAAGGCATCACTCTATAACAAAAAGTTCCCCATGGGGTGATAAAAGAGGTTTTCTCTCTGTCTTCTTCTGCCATTAAAATTTGATGATACCCAGCAAAACAATCACCAAAAGATTCAATTTCGTGTCCAGCAGTATTGTCCAAAAGAATATGAATGTTTGGCAAAGGAAAATCGTCTTTCGGACTGGCCTTATTCAGATCTCTGTAATCAACACATACTCGCACCTCCCCAGATTTCTTAGGCACTGGCACAGGATTCGACAACCAGATGGGATAATGAGACACCATGATTATCTTAGCATTGAGCTGCTTCACAATTTGTTCCTTTATTTGGAGACTcatttctggtttgaatttaCGTGGCTTCTGCTTTACAGGTAAAAAATTTGGATCGGTTGGCAACCTGTGAACCACTATGTCTGTAGAGATCCCTGGCATATCATCGTATGACCATGCGAACACATCTTGAAAAAGCATTAAGAATTCAATCATTTCCTCCTTTTGTTTCCTATTCAAATGAATGCTGACTTTAACTTCTTTAACCTCCGTCTTCAGTGCCAATATTGATGATTTCTGTTTCTTCTAAGTTGGGTTTGGGTTTCTCTTCATACTGTTTTAAATCCCTTGAAATAGACTCAAATTCTTCCTCAATATCGCTCTCGCTTTGAATTTCAGATTGCATGATTTCAAGTTCATGAGAGATATCGAGATTGCAGCCATCGAATTCCAAAATGGTgacatccaaagggtcaaaagaTTTTATTTGTGGCCATCTGAAAATAGAATAGAACATAAGTAATAAACAAATAGCAAATACTGGAGAAGCCTTTCATTTCATTAAATTCAAAAAGCATCGTGACTTCACAAAAAGATAAATATACAGACATGATTGCTATTTAAAGACATATTTAACCCAAACCTTTATTTTCGTTTCAGCAATTTTCTTGAACAAAGCAAGTTATATTAACTGAAACAAGAATAAAGGTTTAAAAGATGAAagcaatttcttttaacaaaagaTCCAGACTACTGTCCTATCTGGATGTGATCTAGACAAAAGACAATCCCCTTaaatttaccgaaattcccttcgagagggaagataatCAGCAGTCCAGTTCTGAATAGCTCCTTCGGTAATTGGCAAAAATTCTGCATTCTCTGATGGCTCCTCCTCACAAGTAGCCCCGACAAATAGCTGAGACAGGTCCACTTCAATCTCCTCCACAGGATTCTTCGTTTCAGGCATAATCACCTCCGATGGACGAGGAAAAATGTGATATAGCGGAGGGATATATAAGGCAGTTTGCTTGCCCTTCTTTTCGGCTTGTTTCCGAGCTTGCATTTCCTTTCTATCCTTAGCAGTTGGATGAAATCCCAGTCCAAATGTATCCTTCTGCGTCGGGATCTCTATTGGCTCCAAAATTCCTTGCAATTCCCTCCCAAGACCTTTTCCTATTTCGTATCCGCCTCGGATCATCTCCCTAGCCATCATAATACTGGCCTCTGGCAAATCTGATTGAGTGAACGACTTATCCCTAGATGCCCATCCTACAGAGACTATGTCAGCAACATGATGAGATGAAATTGGAGTCCCTTTTCTGTCTTCACCTTTGaattttgcatcaatgatcatgGTACAGTCATCCTCAGCAAATACAGTAATGAGTTGATCATTCGTAATAAACCTCAACATTTGATGCAGAGAAGATGGCACTGAATTGGAAGCATGTATCCAAGGTCTTCCAAGTAAAATGTTGTAAACACTGGAGAAATCCATGACTTGGCAagtaacttggaattgagcaggGCCTATCTCCAATACGAGATCTGCTTCACCCATAGATTCCCTCCTTGAACCATCAAATCCTCGAACCACAGTTGCAGATGGACGGAGTTTAATATCAAGAAATCCAAGCTTGGTGAGAGTGTTCCATGGACAGATATTCAACGCTGACCCATTATCCACTAAAACCCTCGGCAACAGCTTTCCATTGCAACGGACCGATATATACAAAGCTCTGTTATGCCCGATCCCTTCTGCAGTCAGATCATCATCGGAGAAGGTAATATGATTAGCGGCAAGTACATTCCCCACAATGTTAGAAAATT
Protein-coding regions in this window:
- the LOC113714038 gene encoding uncharacterized protein is translated as MSSAPEASERSAMVTSPDFTALGAQLNEVLGKFNELSAEMAAQRRVIDQLVASNNSGGVPNDQEPIDNHPPAQDYQPPHTSNTQTPFFPPCANPLENTFTRLNSDFSYMHPNYVLVNPTSSQIPQTHPQTNLNIPPNPQGPHHHTAEPFVLDTGSQGKAAMEEQPTPIDKDLLRRLDRFDDFMRKNQGLSRHGGLDYDELCLFPDIQLPLGFKTPKFSKYDGTGNPKMHLNMFANKLGKPVDDESLPMRLFPESLEGDALDWYSNLKSEEVKTWLDLSTAFVKQYEFNCELAPTRTTLEGTKRKPSEDHKTYAKRWRKLAAKVEPPMTEEEIVRTFIKAHDPPYFEEIFRMTGSPFAAIINKLEEYDEFVKAGKIVNVSALKLQLDALQNQSNNGKKPPFKKKEGETAFIWDQGPSFRPRNHPTYSFPYPYYTNPQPVYHTTTQFHHSRPNHLNTSPLPPTPQPVFQNHSRPIYHSRPTLQNNNPSQNPLQTSGIQTQRQFRTFTNLGRPIDQLYEQLKAAGKIGTVPPKIYPRGPPAGYDPHVICAYHSGSPGHTTGNCWALKHKIQDMIDSGDILLRRKGEQGPNVSKNPLPEHGSTVGVIIADEDFVDPSQYIVDETEVVGVMETDHAEIRKLLSVKESITKDSAEEKLKSFVFEKDEPFMVEGGPSEVDNSEVPFILDLPSFEWDISEPAILEFPEQMPVNNLQEAPWNYEEPSLLIGGKDWLKEDISTITRSGKIVGNSDIDVQSRAKVKSPTPKPRVSENEAVDFLKMLKRSEYKIVEQLDRMPAQISFLNLLLTSELHREALLKILNEAQVPKDIPVDKFSNIVGNVLAANHITFSDDDLTAEGIGHNRALYISVRCNGKLLPRVLVDNGSALNICPWNTLTKLGFLDIKLRPSATVVRGFDGSRRESMGEADLVLEIGPAQFQVTCQVMDFSSVYNILLGRPWIHASNSVPSSLHQMLRFITNDQLITVFAEDDCTMIIDAKFKGEDRKGTPISSHHVADIVSVGWASRDKSFTQSDLPEASIMMAREMIRGGYEIGKGLGRELQGILEPIEIPTQKDTFGLGFHPTAKDRKEMQARKQAEKKGKQTALYIPPLYHIFPRPSEVIMPETKNPVEEIEVDLSQLFVGATCEEEPSENAEFLPITEGAIQNWTADYLPSRREFRWPQIKSFDPLDVTILEFDGCNLDISHELEIMQSEIQSESDIEEEFESISRDLKQYEEKPKPNLEETEIINIGTEDGGISTDIVVHRLPTDPNFLPVKQKPRKFKPEMSLQIKEQIVKQLNAKIIMVSHYPIWLSNPVPVPKKSGEVRVENHLVDLKKLFERLRKYNLKLNPAKCAFGAPAGKLLGFIVSKKGIEIDPAKIKAIRDMPIPKSQKDVKSFLGKINFIGRFIAQLTSTCEPLFKLLKKNAPMDWNEDCQQAFDKIKNYLLNPPVLVPPQPGRPLIMYLSVLDEAVGCVLGQHDESGRKEQAIYYLSKKFTAYEANYSFLERSCCALAWAAQKLRHYLLGYTTYLISRSDPLKYLLEKSMPTGRMAKWQMILSEFDIVFTTQKAVKGQVIADHLAENPRDDDYQPLHTYFPDEEILFVGAVENMSEQHPGWRLFFDGASNSFGAGIGAVLVSPEGKHYPATAKLQFPCTNNMAEYEACIFGLKMALDMEIKDLIAFSDSDLLVHQTLKQWVTRDSKIMLYHCNLLSLASKFRNLELRHIPRTRNAFADALATLSSMIQHPDELVIEPIHIQLQNRPAHCLVTERVTDSRSWYKDIKEFMKTGSYPPDTDSVAKSFLRRMSARFFLNGEVLYKKTSDLGLLRCINEEEADYMMKEVHSGVCGPHMNGHLIAKKIMRTGYFWLTMEHDCVDFVRKCVKCQMHGDVIRAPPTELHSMTAPWPCSIWGMDVIGTIDPPASNGHRFILVAIEYFTKWVEAASYKHVIKKVVSDFLRNNIICRFGVPETLITDNAKNLNNDMVDGLCEQFKIRHRNSAIYRPQMNGAVEAANKNLKKIIRKMTEAHRDWHEKLPYALMAYRTTIRTSTGATPYSLMYGMEAVLPAEVEIPSLRILMEAQIKEAEWVRERQEQLSLIDEKRLNAVCHGQCYQRRMARAYNKKVKPRLFEVGDKVLKRILPMQDEAKGKFAPNWQGPFIIKKVLSGGALILMEMDGQVFP